In bacterium, a single genomic region encodes these proteins:
- the purD gene encoding phosphoribosylamine--glycine ligase: MKILIIGNGGREDAIGWKLSQSPNVDEIFVAPGNGGTKRFGKNIAVKKKDLFSLSSFVKEQKIDLTIVGPETPLASGIVNHWNEKNLMIFGPSKEAAQLETSKVFAKEFMRKNNIPTAKFKVFSEAEEALKYIFKKKYPIVIKADGLCFGKGTFVCEDQREGTTAIGKIMEERIFNSAGDKVIIEDFIEGEEASYIAFIEGENFLSLPISQDHKRIFDGDSGPNTGGMGAYSPTSLITQDLEEKIKKDILIPTISGLHNLGIVFKGILYLGLIFKDNNPYLLEYNTRFGDPETQAIIPRLRSDLLIPIMATIEGGLNKVKLEVDKRKSLCVVLASLGYPENYEKHKEIKGVSQINDNDIFVFYAGVEDREGKLLTSGGRVLGITGLGNTIKSAKTKVYNAISNVKYENIYFRSDIGDREIKREEEFRI, translated from the coding sequence ATGAAAATTTTAATTATCGGGAATGGAGGGAGGGAAGATGCCATTGGATGGAAGCTTTCCCAAAGCCCTAATGTAGATGAAATATTTGTTGCCCCTGGAAATGGTGGAACAAAAAGGTTTGGAAAAAATATAGCTGTAAAGAAAAAAGACCTATTTTCTCTTTCCTCCTTTGTAAAGGAGCAAAAAATAGACCTTACCATAGTTGGACCAGAAACGCCGCTTGCTAGCGGAATAGTTAATCATTGGAATGAAAAAAACCTTATGATATTTGGACCTTCAAAAGAGGCAGCACAACTTGAGACAAGCAAGGTATTTGCAAAGGAATTTATGAGAAAAAACAATATCCCAACCGCAAAATTTAAGGTATTCTCAGAGGCAGAAGAGGCATTAAAGTATATCTTTAAAAAGAAGTATCCAATTGTAATAAAAGCAGATGGTTTATGCTTTGGAAAAGGAACATTTGTCTGCGAAGACCAAAGGGAAGGAACAACAGCTATAGGGAAGATTATGGAGGAGAGAATATTTAATTCTGCGGGAGATAAGGTAATTATTGAAGATTTTATCGAGGGAGAGGAGGCTTCATATATTGCCTTTATTGAGGGAGAAAATTTTCTTTCCCTACCCATATCCCAGGATCATAAAAGGATATTTGATGGCGATTCTGGACCAAATACAGGTGGAATGGGTGCATATTCTCCCACCAGCCTAATCACGCAAGATTTAGAGGAAAAAATAAAGAAAGATATTTTAATTCCTACAATTTCAGGTCTTCATAATCTGGGAATTGTATTTAAAGGAATTCTCTATCTTGGGCTTATTTTTAAGGATAACAATCCGTATCTTCTGGAATACAATACAAGATTTGGAGACCCAGAGACACAGGCAATAATTCCAAGATTACGCTCAGATCTTCTAATACCCATTATGGCAACCATAGAGGGAGGGTTGAATAAGGTAAAATTAGAAGTAGATAAAAGAAAATCCCTTTGCGTGGTTCTTGCCTCCTTAGGCTATCCAGAAAATTATGAGAAACATAAAGAAATAAAAGGTGTTTCCCAAATAAATGATAATGATATTTTTGTTTTCTATGCAGGTGTGGAGGATAGGGAGGGAAAGCTCCTTACCTCTGGTGGAAGGGTATTGGGAATAACAGGATTAGGAAATACTATAAAATCCGCAAAAACAAAGGTTTATAATGCAATATCTAATGTAAAATATGAAAATATATATTTTAGAAGTGATATTGGAGATAGGGAGATAAAAAGGGAGGAAGAATTTAGGATTTAA